In the genome of Xanthomonas translucens pv. cerealis, one region contains:
- the hrpB gene encoding ATP-dependent helicase HrpB translates to MASPVFPIDPLLPQIRDSLAAHPRLVLEAPPGAGKTTQVPPALLDAPWLQGRRIVMLEPRRVAARSAATFMARQRGEAPGETIGYRIRFENKVSARTRIEVVTEGILTRMLQDDPMLDGVGALLFDEFHERHLAADLGLALALDVQAQVREDLRIVVMSATLDGERLAQFLDAPRLSSAGRSYPVEIAHFPVRREEALEAQTRRAIEHALQQHPGDVLVFLPGQREIARVQAALEAAGVGLGVLASGATSGALSSSTVSGVPSSGAARHLLPEGQGSGVDVLPLHGELPVEQQAKVLQPDPHGRRRVVLATNVAESSVTLPGVRVVIDAGLAREPHYDPNSGFSRLDVTAIAQASADQRAGRAGRVASGWAYRLWPQSQRLEAQRRAEMLQVELAGLALELAAWGSDALRFVDPPPAGALAAARELLQRLGALSENHAITASGRRMLALGTHPRLAAMLLAAPDARAQALACDLAALVEARDPLRQGGDALAARWRALAGFRRGRAPHDANRGGLAAIDAAAKQWRRRLRSDAAAPDSVEAHELGDLLAHAFPDRIATRHPADPLRYLLANGRSARLFDNSDLRGEPWLVATELRYEAKDALLLRAAPVDEARLRTDFPQRFVQQDVVRWDAERRALSALRETRFERIVLDSRPAGRVDPAHAAAALTEAVRELGLQALPWSEPLSQWRARVVALRTWMPELGLPDLGDAALLESLDAWLRPAFAGKTRLDALGENDLGEALKSLLPWDQRQAVDRHAPTRITVPSGMERRIDYALDHAGQPQPPVLAVKLQELFGLADTPRVADGRVPLLLHLLSPGGRPLQVTQDLRNFWSSTYPEVKKEMKGRYPRHPWPDDPWTATASHRAKPRGT, encoded by the coding sequence ATGGCCTCTCCCGTTTTTCCGATCGACCCGCTGCTGCCGCAGATCCGCGACAGCCTCGCCGCGCATCCGCGGCTGGTGCTGGAAGCCCCGCCCGGCGCCGGCAAGACCACCCAGGTGCCGCCGGCGCTGCTGGACGCGCCGTGGCTGCAGGGCCGCCGCATCGTGATGCTGGAGCCGCGCCGGGTCGCCGCGCGCAGCGCCGCCACGTTCATGGCCCGGCAGCGTGGCGAGGCACCAGGCGAGACCATCGGCTACCGCATCCGCTTCGAAAACAAGGTGTCCGCGCGCACCCGCATCGAGGTGGTCACCGAAGGCATCCTGACCCGGATGCTGCAGGACGACCCGATGCTCGACGGCGTCGGCGCGCTGCTGTTCGACGAATTCCACGAACGCCATCTGGCCGCCGACCTGGGCCTGGCGCTGGCGCTGGACGTGCAGGCCCAGGTGCGCGAGGACCTGCGCATCGTGGTGATGTCGGCGACGCTGGACGGCGAACGCCTGGCGCAGTTCCTGGACGCGCCGCGGCTGTCCAGTGCCGGCCGCAGCTATCCGGTGGAGATCGCGCATTTCCCGGTGCGGCGCGAGGAAGCGCTGGAAGCGCAGACCCGCCGCGCCATCGAACATGCGCTGCAGCAGCATCCCGGCGACGTGCTGGTATTCCTGCCGGGTCAGCGCGAGATCGCGCGGGTGCAGGCGGCGTTGGAAGCGGCCGGGGTGGGATTGGGCGTGCTCGCATCAGGGGCCACTTCGGGCGCTCTCTCATCCAGCACCGTTTCGGGCGTACCCTCATCCGGCGCTGCGCGCCACCTTCTCCCAGAGGGACAAGGGAGCGGTGTCGATGTTTTGCCGTTGCATGGCGAGCTGCCGGTCGAGCAGCAGGCCAAGGTGCTGCAGCCCGATCCGCATGGCCGCCGCCGCGTGGTGCTGGCGACCAACGTGGCCGAATCCTCGGTGACTCTGCCCGGCGTGCGCGTGGTGATCGATGCCGGGCTGGCGCGCGAGCCGCACTACGATCCCAACAGCGGTTTCTCGCGACTGGACGTGACCGCCATCGCCCAGGCCTCGGCCGACCAGCGCGCCGGCCGCGCCGGCCGTGTCGCCTCGGGCTGGGCCTACCGGCTATGGCCGCAATCGCAGCGCCTGGAGGCACAGCGCCGCGCGGAAATGTTGCAGGTGGAACTGGCCGGGCTGGCGCTGGAACTGGCGGCCTGGGGCAGCGATGCGTTGCGCTTCGTCGATCCACCGCCGGCCGGCGCGCTGGCCGCCGCGCGCGAGCTGCTACAGCGGCTCGGCGCCTTGAGCGAGAATCATGCGATCACCGCGAGCGGCCGGCGTATGCTCGCGCTGGGCACACACCCGCGGCTGGCGGCGATGCTGCTGGCCGCGCCGGATGCGCGGGCGCAAGCGCTGGCCTGCGACCTGGCCGCGCTGGTCGAGGCGCGCGACCCGCTGCGCCAGGGCGGCGACGCGCTGGCGGCGCGCTGGCGCGCACTGGCCGGGTTCCGCCGCGGCCGCGCCCCACACGACGCCAACCGCGGCGGCCTTGCCGCGATCGACGCGGCCGCCAAGCAATGGCGGCGGCGCCTGCGCAGCGACGCCGCCGCGCCGGACAGCGTGGAAGCGCACGAACTCGGCGACCTGCTGGCCCACGCCTTCCCCGACCGCATCGCCACCCGGCATCCGGCCGATCCGCTGCGCTACCTGCTGGCCAACGGCCGCAGCGCGCGCTTGTTCGACAACAGCGACCTGCGCGGCGAGCCGTGGCTGGTCGCCACCGAACTGCGCTACGAGGCCAAGGACGCGCTGCTGCTGCGCGCCGCGCCAGTGGACGAGGCACGGCTGCGCACGGATTTCCCGCAGCGCTTCGTGCAGCAGGACGTGGTGCGCTGGGACGCCGAACGGCGCGCGCTGAGCGCGCTGCGCGAAACCCGCTTCGAGCGCATCGTGCTCGACAGCCGCCCCGCCGGCCGCGTCGATCCGGCGCATGCGGCGGCGGCGCTGACCGAGGCGGTGCGCGAACTCGGCCTGCAGGCGCTGCCGTGGAGCGAGCCGCTGAGCCAGTGGCGCGCACGCGTGGTCGCCCTGCGCACGTGGATGCCAGAGCTGGGCTTGCCCGATCTCGGCGACGCAGCGTTGCTGGAAAGCCTGGACGCTTGGTTGCGCCCGGCTTTCGCCGGCAAGACCCGGCTCGACGCGCTGGGCGAAAACGACCTCGGCGAAGCGCTGAAGTCGCTGCTGCCGTGGGACCAGCGGCAGGCCGTCGATCGCCACGCGCCAACGCGGATCACCGTACCCTCGGGCATGGAGCGACGCATCGATTACGCGCTCGACCACGCCGGCCAGCCGCAACCGCCGGTGCTGGCGGTGAAGCTGCAGGAACTGTTCGGCCTGGCCGACACCCCGCGCGTCGCCGACGGCCGCGTGCCGCTGCTGCTGCACCTGCTCTCGCCCGGCGGGCGCCCGCTGCAGGTGACCCAGGACCTGCGCAACTTCTGGTCCAGCACCTATCCGGAAGTGAAGAAGGAAATGAAGGGCCGCTATCCCCGCCACCCATGGCCGGACGATCCATGGACCGCCACCGCCAGCCATCGTGCCAAGCCGCGCGGCACCTGA
- a CDS encoding TatD family hydrolase gives MTLIDIGANLTHDSFDRDRDAVLQRARDAGVAQLVVTGASREHSPLALQLAQQHPGLLYATAGVHPHHALEYTAECDAELRALHAQAEVVAVGECGLDYFRDLAPRPAQHRAFERQLQLAADTGKPLFLHQRDAHADFLALMRQFDGKLGAAVVHCFTGTREELFDYLDRDWYIGITGWLCDERRGAHLRELVRNIPASRLMIETDAPYLLPRTLKPLPKDRRNEPAFLAHIAEELARDRGEDVAATAASTTATARGFFRLPAAA, from the coding sequence ATGACTCTGATCGATATCGGCGCCAACCTCACCCATGACTCCTTCGATCGCGACCGCGACGCGGTGCTGCAGCGCGCCCGCGACGCCGGCGTCGCGCAGCTGGTGGTCACCGGCGCCAGCCGCGAGCACTCGCCGCTGGCGTTGCAGCTGGCGCAGCAGCATCCTGGCCTCCTCTACGCCACCGCCGGCGTGCATCCGCACCACGCGCTCGAGTACACCGCCGAGTGCGACGCCGAATTGCGCGCGCTGCATGCGCAGGCCGAGGTGGTGGCGGTGGGCGAGTGCGGGCTGGACTACTTCCGCGACCTGGCGCCGCGCCCGGCGCAGCACCGCGCCTTCGAGCGCCAGCTGCAGCTGGCCGCCGACACCGGCAAGCCGCTGTTCCTGCACCAGCGCGACGCGCATGCGGACTTCCTGGCGCTGATGCGCCAGTTCGACGGCAAGCTCGGCGCGGCGGTGGTGCATTGCTTCACCGGCACCCGCGAGGAATTGTTCGACTACCTGGACCGCGACTGGTATATCGGCATCACCGGCTGGCTGTGCGACGAGCGCCGCGGCGCGCATCTGCGCGAACTGGTGAGGAACATCCCGGCATCGCGGCTGATGATCGAGACCGACGCGCCGTACCTGCTGCCGCGCACGCTCAAGCCGCTACCGAAGGACCGGCGCAACGAGCCGGCGTTCCTGGCGCACATCGCCGAGGAACTGGCGCGCGACCGCGGCGAGGACGTGGCGGCGACCGCGGCGTCGACCACCGCCACTGCGCGCGGGTTCTTCCGCTTGCCCGCCGCCGCGTGA